The proteins below are encoded in one region of Nitrospira sp.:
- a CDS encoding hemolysin D: MTMGSKARTLSAAAMVLLGLSMGLIGCRQDAGSAPPQVIPEVQVVTVSAQAIPDEPEFIAQAEASRPVEIRSQVTGILKHVFYAEGRDVKKGDKLYQIDPVPFQAAAASAKARVAEAQARLVQAGQQLARVKPLIAEQAVSQKDLDDAVAEQLAATASLQGAKAELIRAQFDFQNTIITAPIDGLIERSRFYEGRLVSAQTDLLTVIHRVDPMYVVANVPETFLLKRRRDIEAKRIRHPETYKIRGSVTFMDGTSYPHEGTLDLLEVGLRTETGSRQVRMTFPNPERDLLPGQFLKLRIKGDVKTDAILVPQRAVMQGPKGPFVYVVSSEEKIEPREVMASNWQGDQWLIDEGLKTGERVVVNGLMKVGPGAPVKAVPLEDGASQDAQPTPPAPVQG; encoded by the coding sequence ATGACTATGGGCTCGAAAGCTCGCACATTATCAGCGGCGGCGATGGTCCTGCTTGGGCTCAGCATGGGCCTCATCGGGTGTCGGCAGGATGCAGGATCCGCGCCCCCTCAGGTGATTCCCGAGGTCCAGGTGGTGACGGTATCGGCTCAGGCCATTCCAGACGAACCGGAGTTTATCGCTCAAGCCGAGGCGTCGCGCCCGGTCGAAATCCGTTCGCAGGTGACGGGCATCCTCAAGCATGTATTCTACGCGGAGGGTCGTGACGTCAAGAAGGGCGACAAGCTGTACCAGATTGACCCTGTACCGTTTCAGGCGGCCGCCGCCAGCGCCAAGGCCAGGGTGGCGGAGGCGCAGGCCAGGTTGGTTCAAGCGGGACAACAGTTGGCGCGTGTCAAACCCCTTATCGCGGAGCAAGCGGTCAGTCAGAAGGATCTGGACGATGCCGTGGCAGAGCAATTAGCGGCAACAGCGTCCCTTCAGGGGGCCAAAGCCGAGCTGATCCGCGCGCAATTCGACTTCCAAAATACCATTATTACCGCCCCTATCGACGGCCTGATCGAGAGGAGTCGCTTTTACGAGGGTCGGCTCGTCTCCGCGCAAACCGATTTGCTGACCGTCATTCATCGGGTCGACCCCATGTACGTGGTCGCCAACGTGCCGGAAACGTTTCTCCTGAAACGACGACGCGATATCGAAGCGAAACGCATTCGACACCCGGAGACGTATAAGATTCGCGGCTCCGTAACGTTCATGGACGGGACGTCCTATCCCCATGAGGGCACGCTCGACCTCCTGGAAGTCGGATTACGAACCGAGACGGGATCGCGTCAGGTTCGCATGACCTTTCCCAACCCGGAGCGGGACTTGCTCCCGGGACAATTTCTGAAACTGCGCATCAAGGGCGACGTGAAGACCGACGCAATTCTTGTCCCGCAGCGAGCGGTCATGCAGGGTCCCAAAGGCCCGTTCGTGTACGTCGTCAGCTCCGAGGAGAAGATCGAGCCTCGAGAGGTCATGGCGTCCAATTGGCAAGGGGACCAATGGCTTATCGACGAAGGGCTCAAGACCGGTGAACGCGTCGTCGTCAACGGGCTCATGAAGGTCGGCCCCGGTGCTCCCGTCAAAGCAGTTCCGCTCGAGGACGGAGCATCCCAGGACGCCCAGCCGACCCCGCCGGCCCCGGTCCAAGGTTAA